Part of the Candidatus Neomarinimicrobiota bacterium genome is shown below.
CATTCTGACTCCCGATGGCCTCATCGCCGCCCGTGACCCGTACGGCTGGCGCCCCTTTACCGTGGGCCGACTGGGCGAGACCTGGGTGGTTGCCTCGGAAACCTGCGCGCTGGACCTGATTGGCGCAGAGGGTTTTGGCGATGTAGAGCCGGGCGAAATCGTGCTCATCAACGGCGCTGGCTATCAGACCATCCACACCCTGCCCAAGCAGGTTCCCAAACACTGTAGCTTTGAGTACATCTATTTCTCCCGCCCCGATTCCCGTATTTTCGGCGCCAATGTGGACAAGATGAGACGCAGGCTGGGCAAGATCCTGGCTGATGAAAATCCCGCGCCCACCGCCGACATCGTGATATCAGTGCCCGATTCCAGCAACACCGCCACTTTGGGGTTCTCCCGCGCCAGCGGCATCAAATACGAGATCGGCCTCATCAGGAACCACTATGTTGGGCGCAGCTTTATCCGGCCCGAACAGCACTTGCGTGACCTCACCGTCAAACTCAAGTTCAACCCGGTGAAGGGCGTGCTGAAAGACCGGGAGGTGGTCATCGTTGATGATAGCATTGTCCGTGGCACCACCATGCGCAATCTGGTGCGCCTCCTGCGCGAGGCGGGCGTCGCAAAGGTGCACGTACGGATTTCCTCGCCGCCGATCCGGCACCCGTGCCATTTTGGGTTGGATTTTCCCACCGAGAAGGAACTCATCGCCAACCAGCGCAGCCAGAAGGAAATCGAGGGCTACCTGGAGGTGGATAGTCTGGCCTACCTCTCGCTGGAAGGCATGCTGGAGAGCATGGATCTCCCCGCCGAAAACTATTGCACCGCCTGTTTCTCGGGTCAGTATCCCGTGATGCCGGAGGAAGAGCTGGGCAAGGATGTTTTTGAGCACCCTAAAACCGCAGCGGCAGACGCCTAACACCTGAGACTTTCGCATGGCCGGTTCGGAACGGGGCAACGCCCCTGGCGCACTCACAAGACTTAAGGCTGTTGCTGTACGTGGGCAGGAAAAATTCGACCCCGTGCTGAACGCTCTCTTCCTGTTCCGCCCCACACTGTTCATACCCGCGCTGATTATCTCCGTGGCGGGTCTGGCGGCCGGAAGAGCAACATTTCAGCGGTACTTTTTCTGGCGCGCCGATTGGAGTTGGACCGGCCTGCTGCTCTTCACGGGCGTAACGCTGATTACGGCCGCCTCTTTTGCCAACGCGAAGCCAGGTGAAGGCGGGGAACTGGCGCTGAAGGGTTATCCATCACCGCCCGCCGCTCGGTCCGGGACGGCTGACACTGCCCGGCGTTTGGGCAGGATCGTCCTGGTTCTCGGCCTGGTGCTCATGCTGCCCGCAGGGTGGTTGGCGGTTGCCGGTGGAGGCGCCCTGTACCTGTTTTGGGGAGAGCTCTACGCAGCGCGGGTTGCCCTGTGGAAAAGCAACCTGGCGCTGGAGACGGCACTACACACTTTGGCGGGCATGGCGCTGTTCTACATCGGGTGGGCAGCGAGCGGCGCTCCACTTACCGGGAACCTGCCCGTGGCGGCACCCTACGCCCTTATGCTCGCCGCGTTTGGAGCCCATATTGCCATCACTCACGGCCCCGCCGAAGACAGAGCCGCAGCCCTGCCCAGTCGCAATCTGGTGGCCGGCGTGTCCGCATTCGCCGCCACTGCCACGGTTCTCGCCGCTGCGCTGGGGATGAAATTCAGTGACCCAGTCATCTCCACCAGCGCCATTTTGACGCTGCCGTTCTTTGTCGTTGCCCTGGTACTGCGGCGGAATAGAGATATCGTCTATAGCAGCCGCTATGGGTTGCTTATCATTGGCATTCTAGTAGGCTCCCGCTATCCCTGGCTCTACGTGCCGACCATTCTGCTGTTCTATCTGTCCAGATATTACTATCGTCGACACCTGGGCCTGCTGCACCCCACTTTTCAAAGCTATCACCCATAATTCATGGTAGGGTAGCCCACAGCGGGCCGGTGCTGATTTTCGCTATGAGACCGTTGGGCAGGATACTAGCTTCCCGGTTTCAATCTTGCTTGGCCTTGCTTGGCGGTTAATATTTCGGAGACGGTTGCCTGCCTCAATTCACTCCTATCACGGGACTCAGATGAACGCAGCTGATGGGGCTCGCTGCGTGAGTCCCAGCTCCCGACGATGACCACCTCCCAGCTCCTGGAGCAACTGGAACTAGACGACTTTGTCGTCATAGATTTTGAAACCACCGGCCTCGACTCCGAAACCAATGCCATCATTGAGCTGGGGGCCGTCAGGTTCAGCGGGGGAGAGCACGCGGACACGTTTCAACAATTGGTCAATCCGCTGGAGCCGATTCCGCGACTGGTTGTGGATCTCACCAACATCACCGACGACATGGTGGCGGGGGAGCCAACCATCGCGGAAGTAGGTCAGGAATTCCTGGACTTTGTGGGCCAGCGACCCCTGGTAGCCCACAACATCCGGTTCGACCTGGCATTCCTGCGCTCCATCTACCGTTCCCTGGGCCAGCCGGACGAAATTGGCAATGTCCTTTACGACACACTGCCCCTGGCGCGAACCCTGCTCTATTTTCACTCCGGATTCAGTCTGGGCGCCCTTTGTGAGTACTATGGCATCTCACATCGGGACGCCCACCGCGCGTATCATGATGCCCTCCACACGGGCCAAATCTTTCTGCGTCTGATTCATGAAGCTGCGGCCTATCCACTGCCGGTCATCCAGGCGCTGCTGGGGGTGCAGGAGCATGTGACCAACCCCAACAGGATGCTCTACTCCCGCCTGGTGCAGGTGATGTCTTCCCGGGGCCAGGTTAAGGGCCTCACGGAGTCCGCGCTGGACCACCCCGTGCTCCAGTCCGTATTTGAGCAGGAGGGGCGCGGCGATGATTACGGTCCAGCAAGTCCCGATGGATTTTTCGGTCCGGAGGGGCTCCTTGCGTCTCAGTGGGAGCGGTTCGAATATCGCGCAGTCCAGGCAGAGTTCGCCCAAGCGGTGGCGGGAGCCTTCGAGGACGGGCACATTGCGCTGACGGAGGCGGGAACCGGACTGGGTAAATCCCTGGCCTACCTGCTCGCGGCGGTAAACCATACCTACGTGCACAACGTACCGGTGGTGATATCGTGCCAAACAAAGCACCTCCAGGACCAGCTGTTCTATAAGGAGATACCCCGGCTGGCAGCTACGCTGGAGGCGCCGCTCAAAGCAGTCATGTTGAAAGGGCGCCGCAACTACCTTTGCCGAACCCGGCTCGAGTTCGTTCTGGCCAATGCCAGGCGGCTCTTGGGGCCTGGCGACTGTGAACGCATTCTGCCCATTCTCATTTGGGAACAGTTTACGAAAACAGGTGACATAGACGAATGTCCCGGCTTTTTGGTGCCGGCCAGTGGCCGCCTGTGGGCCATGCTGCGCAGCGAGCGGGGCTTCTGCCTGGGTAATATCTGCCGCCGGCACCACGGCTGTTTTCTGGGTCCCATCCGTCGTGCCGCCGATTCCGCCAGCCTCGTGATCGTGAACCATGCGCTGCTCATCGCCGACGCGGCCGGTGACGTGGGGGTGCTGCCCGATGAATTCGCCTTGGTCCTGGATGAGGCCCATAACCTTCCCCGTGTCACCACCGATCAGCTTACGATGACTTTTGGGGAGGAAGTGGTGAGCCGTCTCACGGAAAACTATCTGGCCGGCAGGTTTCGGCAGATCTACCGCAAGCAGCTGCAAGAGGCGCTCCAGGCCATTGATGAGGACAGGAGCTGGTACGAGGAGGTTCGCCAGGCGGCCAGGACCCTGCAGAAGATCACTCCACAGCTGCTGCAGGCCTATCTCGAGCAACACAAGATTGAGGCCTCGCCCGATTGGAAGTTCGCCACACAGCAGACCAGGTATATCGACCCCCGGACCGAGTTCCGGGGATTGGACCCCGAGGTGCTCGCCACGGGTGAGGCGCTGACGGCCTTTACCCAGTCCTTGAAGGAAATACACACACTTATCAGCACGACGGACATTACCGTCGCGGAGACGCTCCTCAGTGAGTTGGAGCTGGACCTGGCGGATGCCGCTGCGCTGGGCAACGCCTTCCAGCGTATCGCGCTGGAGGCACCCACCGGAGATCATGTGCTGTGGCGCGAGGTGCGGGTGGTGAAGGGGCAGGCCAAGGTCGCGTTTCAGTCCGCACCGCTGACGGTGGGGGCGTTTCTACGCGAGCAGCTATTTGAACAACGTCCCGGAACGGTGCTCTGTTCGGCCACGCTGCAGGTGGGTTCCACGTTCGATTATTACCGGAGGCAGGTGGGCCTGGACGAGCTGTTCGAGGCCTGGCCGGTGGTAGAACGAGAGTTCCCCTCACCGTTCTACTACGCTGAGCAGTGCGCCGTGCTGGCCTGGGATACAAGTGTCGATGTCACCGATCCGCTTTACCCCCAACGTCTGGCCGACCTGATCGATACCCTCACTGACCAAATTGAGC
Proteins encoded:
- a CDS encoding amidophosphoribosyltransferase, whose translation is SLPGMMAIGHTRYSTTGSLDAKNIGPLLFNVQEQPVSVAHNGNLVNIKATRQRLQKEGAIFQTTTDTEVIIHLMAKATGERMVDRLAVALTQVEGAYSLLILTPDGLIAARDPYGWRPFTVGRLGETWVVASETCALDLIGAEGFGDVEPGEIVLINGAGYQTIHTLPKQVPKHCSFEYIYFSRPDSRIFGANVDKMRRRLGKILADENPAPTADIVISVPDSSNTATLGFSRASGIKYEIGLIRNHYVGRSFIRPEQHLRDLTVKLKFNPVKGVLKDREVVIVDDSIVRGTTMRNLVRLLREAGVAKVHVRISSPPIRHPCHFGLDFPTEKELIANQRSQKEIEGYLEVDSLAYLSLEGMLESMDLPAENYCTACFSGQYPVMPEEELGKDVFEHPKTAAADA
- a CDS encoding 3'-5' exoribonuclease, translating into MTTSQLLEQLELDDFVVIDFETTGLDSETNAIIELGAVRFSGGEHADTFQQLVNPLEPIPRLVVDLTNITDDMVAGEPTIAEVGQEFLDFVGQRPLVAHNIRFDLAFLRSIYRSLGQPDEIGNVLYDTLPLARTLLYFHSGFSLGALCEYYGISHRDAHRAYHDALHTGQIFLRLIHEAAAYPLPVIQALLGVQEHVTNPNRMLYSRLVQVMSSRGQVKGLTESALDHPVLQSVFEQEGRGDDYGPASPDGFFGPEGLLASQWERFEYRAVQAEFAQAVAGAFEDGHIALTEAGTGLGKSLAYLLAAVNHTYVHNVPVVISCQTKHLQDQLFYKEIPRLAATLEAPLKAVMLKGRRNYLCRTRLEFVLANARRLLGPGDCERILPILIWEQFTKTGDIDECPGFLVPASGRLWAMLRSERGFCLGNICRRHHGCFLGPIRRAADSASLVIVNHALLIADAAGDVGVLPDEFALVLDEAHNLPRVTTDQLTMTFGEEVVSRLTENYLAGRFRQIYRKQLQEALQAIDEDRSWYEEVRQAARTLQKITPQLLQAYLEQHKIEASPDWKFATQQTRYIDPRTEFRGLDPEVLATGEALTAFTQSLKEIHTLISTTDITVAETLLSELELDLADAAALGNAFQRIALEAPTGDHVLWREVRVVKGQAKVAFQSAPLTVGAFLREQLFEQRPGTVLCSATLQVGSTFDYYRRQVGLDELFEAWPVVEREFPSPFYYAEQCAVLAWDTSVDVTDPLYPQRLADLIDTLTDQIERRLLVLFTSYAQLQAVHTALYARLFRTERRLIAQFGGSSRRSLLDAFREHRRAILLGTTSFWEGVDLPGELLEMLIIARLPFANPTDPVVEARIESLQEQGRNPFQDFQVPEAITRFRQGFGRLIRSSTDEGVFIVTDSRVYRRQYGQQFLDALPVEAIPFSHADSIVPLVGKQIFREARV